A region of Takifugu flavidus isolate HTHZ2018 chromosome 2, ASM371156v2, whole genome shotgun sequence DNA encodes the following proteins:
- the LOC130521588 gene encoding aspartate aminotransferase, mitochondrial, translated as MALLKSNKLFYCLGNISPSMGVFATRNSSWWGGVQMGPPDPILGVTEAFKRDSNPKKMNLGVGAYRDDQGKPFVLSCVRKAEALIAAKQLDKEYLPIGGLGEFSKACATLALGADNEVLKSGRSITVQTISGTGSLRIGANFLSRFHGASRDVFLPKPSWGNHTPIFRDAGMQLKAYRYYDPSTCGFDFKGALDDISAIPEKSVILLHACAHNPTGVDPRPEQWKEISDIVKKRNLLVFFDMAYQGFASGDIDRDAWAVRYFIEQGHNVLLSQSFAKNMGLYGERVGGFTVVCNDAEEAKRVESQLKILIRPIYSNPPMNGARIAATILNTPELRSLWLEEVHGMANRIIKMREQLVAGLKNEGSTHNWQHVTDQIGMFCFTGLKPEQVERLTKEFSVYMTKDGRISMAGVTSGNVGYLAHGIHAVTK; from the exons ATGGCCCTGCTTAAATCCAACAAGTTATTCTACTGCCTGGGGAATATTTCCCCATCCATGGGCGTTTTTGCCACTCGTAACAG CTCCTGGTGGGGTGGAGTTCAGATGGGCCCACCTGATCCCATCCtgggagtgacagaggccttcAAGAGGGATAGCAACCCTAAGAAGATGAACCTGGGCGTTGGAGCGTACAGAGACGACCAAGGCAAACCTTTTGTGCTCAGCTGTGTCCGGAAG GCAGAGGCACTCATTGCAGCCAAGCAACTGGACAAGGAGTACCTTCCCATCGGTGGTTTGGGGGAGTTCAGCAAGGCCTGTGCCACGCTGGCTCTCGGTGCTGATAATGAAGTACTGAAGAGTGGCAGG agTATCACCGTCCAGACCATCTCTGGCACTGGATCGCTTCGTATTGGAGCCAACTTTTTG TCTCGTTTCCATGGAGCTTCACGTGACGTGTTCCTCCCTAAACCCTCCTGGGGAAATCACACACCAATCTTCAGAGACGCTGGCATGCAGCTCAAAGCTTACAGATATTACGACCCCTCCACCTGTGGCTTTGACTTCAAGGGAGCTCTGGATGACATCTCT gcGATCCCAGAGAAGAGTGTGATTTTGTTGCATGCCTGTGCCCACAATCCCACCGGCGTGGACCCCAGGCctgagcagtggaaggagaTTTCTGACATTGTCAAG AAAAGAAACCTGCTTGTTTTCTTCGATATGGCCTATCAGGGCTTTGCGAGTGGAGATATTGACCGCGATGCCTGGGCTGTGCGGTACTTCATTGAGCAGGGCCACAACGTTCTGCTCTCCCAGTCCTTTGCTAAGAACATGGGCCTCTATG GTGAGCGTGTGGGAGGTTTTACTGTGGTGTGTAATGACGCAGAAGAGGCAAAGAGGGTCGAGTCCCAGCTCAAAATCCTCATCAGGCCAATTTATTCCAACCCACCAATGAACGGCGCCAGAATCGCAGCAACTATTCTCAACACGCCAGAGCTGCGCTCGCTGTG gctggaggaggtgcacggcatggccaaccgcaTCATTAAGATGAGGGAACAGCTGGTGGCTGGTCTGAAAAATGAAGGCTCCACCCACAACTGGCAGCATGTCACCGACCAGATCGGGATGTTCTGCTTCACAGGCCTCAAACCCGAACAG GTTGAACGCCTGACAAAGGAGTTTTCAGTGTACATGACCAAGGATGGAAGAATTTCAATGGCAGGCGTGACGTCTGGGAACGTGGGCTACCTGGCACATGGCATCCATGCTGTCACTAAGTAG
- the slc38a7 gene encoding sodium-coupled neutral amino acid transporter 7, whose amino-acid sequence MAIHNDAEDWAGAGSINSGERAWLLQSPSVDTDRHLEAETRRTAGVSSLGAVVIVVNAALGAGLLNFPAAFSMAGGITAGVMLQMFMLIFIISGLVVLGYCSEVSNESTYQEVVRATCGKVTGVLCEISIAVYTFGTCIAFFIVIGDQLDRLIAALAHEPDSTVSTHWYTDRKFTIVVTAVLVILPLSIPKEIGFQKYASALSVLGTWYVTVVVIIKYIWPDKEVTPGFGSTSSTSWTAVFNAMPTICFGFQCHVSCVPVFNSMSRKELKPWGVVVTLSMIICLFVYTGTGVCGYLTFGSNVSQDILMSYPSNDIAVAFARAFIVICVVTSYPILHFCGRAVIEGLWLRFQGEHVEVCVRREKRRRVLQTLVWFVVTLVLALFIPDIGRVISMIGGLAACFIFVFPGLCLIQAKLSETDIRSARWHGLVVFGIVMVTIGAFIFGLTTTNSIYRDIAN is encoded by the exons ATGGCCATTCACAATGACGCTGAGGACTGGGCCGGCGCCGGGAGCATTAACTCCGGAGAGAGAGCGTGGCTCCTGCAGAGCCCCAGCGTGGACACCGACCGACACCTCGAGGCGGAGACGAGGAGGACGGCGGGCGTGTCGTCCCTGGGAGCAGTGGTCATCGTGGTCAATGCAGCTCTGGGAGCAGGTCTTCTCAATTTCCCTGCAGCGTTCAGTATGGCAGGAGGCATCACTGCAGGGGTGATGCTTCAAATG TTCATGCttatcttcatcatcagtgGCCTGGTGGTCCTCGGTTACTGCTCTGAG GTCTCTAATGAAAGCACCTATCAGGAGGTGGTTCGAGCCACGTGCGGGAAGGTCACAGGAGTCCTCTGTGAAATATCCATCGCCGTCTACACCTTTGGGACCTGCATTGCTTTCTTCATTGTCATCGGAGACCAACTGGATCGCT TGATCGCTGCCCTGGCTCATGAACCAGACAGCACAGTCAGCACTCACTGGTACACTGACCGCAAATTTACCATTGTTGTCACCGCGGTGCTGGTTATTCTGCCTCTCTCCATTCCAAAAGAGATTGGCTTTCAGAAATATGCCAG CGCTTTGAGCGTGCTGGGGACCTGGTACGTGACTGTCGTGGTCATTATAAAGTATATTTGGCCGGATAAAGAGGTGACTCCTGGTTTTGGTTCGACCAG TTCAACCTCCTGGACGGCAGTTTTCAACGCCATGCCCACCATATGCTTTGGTTTCCAG TGCCATGTCAGCTGCGTGCCGGTGTTCAACAGCATGAGCAGAAAGGAGCTAAAACCCTGGGGAGTTGTCGTCACGCTCAGCATGATCATCTGCCTCTTTGTTTACACAGGAACAG GGGTCTGTGGCTACCTGACCTTTGGCTCCAACGTCAGTCAGGATATTTTGATGTCGTACCCTTCCAACGACATCGCCGTGGCGTTCGCAAGAGCTTTCATCGTCATCTGCGTCGTCACTTCCTATCCAATTTTACACTTTTGTGGCAG GGCGGTCATCGAAGGACTGTGGCTGCGTTTCCAAGGCGAGCACGTGGAGGTGTGTGTCCGCCGTGAGAAACGGAGGCGCGTCCTGCAGACCTTGGTGTGGTTCGTGGTCACGCTGGTTCTGGCGCTCTTCATCCCCGACATCGGCCGGGTCATCTCCATGATCGGAGGCCTGGCAGCCTGCTTCATCTTTGTGTTCCCGG GTCTGTGTTTAATCCAAGCCAAGCTGTCAGAGACCGACATCCGCTCCGCCAG GTGGCACGGATTAGTGGTCTTTGGCATCGTCATGGTTACAATTGGAGCTTTCATCTTTGGCCTCACGACCACCAACTCCATATATCGGGACATTGCCAACTAA